The nucleotide sequence TGCAGCGCTTCGCCCGTGGCCGCGTGTTGGACGGGCAGGGGCAACCGCTTGGGCTGGACGCAGCCTACCGCGAAGGGCTTAAGGTGCATTACTTTCGCGAAGTACCGGCAGAGACACCGATTCCCTTTGAAGAGGCGGTGTTGTATGTCGATGAGCACATATTGGTGGCCGATAAGCCGCATTTCCTGCCGGTGATGCCGGCCGGTGAGTACGTCGAGCAGACGTTACAGGCACGGCTGGCCAAGCGCTTGGGCAACGACGATTTAGTGCCATTGCACCGCATTGACCGCCATACCGCCGGCTTGGTGCTGTTTTCGACCAATCGACAAAGCCGCGGCCAATACCAAGCGCTGTTTCGCTTGCGGCAGATGGACAAGTGCTATGAAGCGCTGGCACCGGCCTTGCCCGAGTTGCTGTTCCCGCTGGTGCGCATGACACGACTGGACGCTGCCGAGCCATTCTTTCGTATGCAAGAAGTCGCTGGCGTTGCCAACACCGAAACGCGCATCGAGGTTGCTCAGCGCTTAGCGGGTCACTGGTTGTACCGGCTTTATCCGGTCACAGGTAAAAAGCATCAACTGCGTGTGCATCTGGCGGCGCTGGGTGCACCGATTCTCAATGACCCTTTTTATCCTGAGGTCACTGATGCGCCGGGTGCCCCTGATGATTACAGCAAACCGCTGAAGCTGCTGGCCCGCGGGCTGGCATTTATTGATCCGCTGACTGCTGAGCTGCGCCGTTTCGAAAGCCAGTTGAGTTTGCTGTGAGGATGTAGCCCGGATGTAATCCGGGCGTTAAGCGACAGTCAATCGCCCCCGGATTGCGCCAAGGCTTATCCGGGCTACTGGCTACTCCGCTTGTTTTGCCGCGGCTTGCCACAGCACTTCATCAATCCCTTGGCGTTTGGCGATCACGCGCGCCGCTACGAACAGCAGGTCTGACAGTCGGTTGACATAGGCCAAGCCAACGTCGCGAATCGGCTCCACGGCATTTAGGTGTTGGCAGCGACGTTCTGCGCCGCGTGCCAGGCTGCGGCATATGTGGGCTTGGGCGATTAGGCGCGAGCCGCCGGGCAGGATAAAGTTTTCCAACGGGCCGACCTCTTCGTTCCAGCGGTCGATAGCCGCTTCTAAACGCTCAATTTCCGGCACCTGCAAGGCTTGATAATCGGGCATTGCCAGTTCACCGCCGAGGTCGAACAGGCGGTGCTGGCAGGGTGCTAATACGTCGATCACATCATTCAGGCCCGGGCACTGCGGCGCGTGCTCGGCCAGCTCAGCCAGCAGCAAGCCAAGGTGGCTGTTCAGCGTGTCTACCTCACCCATGGCGTCTACGCGCGGGTGGTCTTTGGTCACGCGGCGACCATCAGCCAAGCCCGTTTCGCCGCTGTCGCCAGTGCGGGTGTAAATTTTTGAGAGTCGGTAACCCATATTCAAAGACCTGTAGTGAGATAAGGGGTGGTCAGCGGTAAGCGCAGGGTGAAGCAGGTGCCATGGTTCAATTTGGACTGCACTTCCATCTGCCCTTTGTGGTTATTGGTGATGATGAAGTAGGAAACAGACAAGCCAAGCCCGGTGCCCTGGCCGACTTCTTTGGTGGTGAAGAACGGCTCAAAGATGCGCTTGCGCACCGACTCGGGCATGCCGTCGCCGTTGTCTTCCACTTGGATTTCCACCCACGGCCCAGCCAAGCGCACTCGCAGAATGATCTGCCCAGGCAATGTGTTGTCACGGCGCTGATGAATGGCTTGGGCAGCGTTTTTCAGCAGGTTAAGCAGCACCTGCTCCAGTTCGTTGGCGGTGGCTGGCACGGGGGGTAGGTCAGCTACGAATTCGCGTTGGATGCTTAGGCTCTTGAAGTCAAAGCTTTCGGTCAGGTCGAAGTCATTGCCGGCGATTTCCACTGCTTGGTCGATCAGTGCGGGTAAGTGACACGGGGCCAGTTGGCGATCACTGCGCCGGCTAAAGGTCAGCATATGGCTGACGATCTTTGCCGCGCGGCTGCCAGCCTGCTGGATGCCATCAAGCAGGCGCGGTATCTCTCGGGCCTGCAGGTAACGATCGATGGCTTGCAAGCTGATGCCCGTTTGCTCAGCCTGCACGCGGTTTTTTTCCAGCTCCAGCGATAGACGTCTGCGGATGTTTTGCACGTTGTGCAAGATGGCACCGAGCGGGTTGTTGATCTCATGCGCCATGCCAGCGGCAAGGCCGCCGACCGAGAGCATCTTCTCTGATTGCACCATCATCTCTTCGAGGTTAAGCCGCTGGGTGATGTCGTCGATACGGATCACCACGCCTCGGCCACCGCCACCGGTCAGTGGGTAGAAGGTCAGCGCAAAATGCAGCGGTTGTTCGTTACTGCCCCAGGTCACCCGCTCAATTTTTTCCACTCGGTGCTGTTCGACGGTACGTTTTAGCTGCGGCAGGAAGGGTTTAAGCGGCGCGAAGGCGAGAAAAATCGGCTGATTCAGTGCTTCGTCTAAACGGGTGCCAGATAGGCTGCTGGCTTCTTGATTCCACTGGGTGACGTAGAGCTGTTCGTCGAGGGCGATCAGCGCGGAGGGCATGGAGTCGATGATGCTGTTGAGGTAATTCTGGAAACCGGTGAGCTTGCGCTCAATCTTGCTACGCACCTGCACTTCCAACTCCAGCTTGCGGTTGGAGTGGCGGGTTTCCTCGGCTAAGCGCTGGGCCTGGTCAAAGGCTTGCTGGGCGTCGTCACGGGCACCTTTGAGCTGTTGTTCGCGGGCCTCAATGCGCACCAGCATGGTGTTGAATGCGTCGGCCAAGCTGCCGATTTCGTCGCGATTACCGCGCCGTGCGCGTAGGGCGTAATTTTCTTCACGGGTGACTTGGCGCGAGAGTTCCTCAAGGCGACGGATCGGTCGAGTAATCAGGCGGCGCACCAGGCGCGAGACAATCAGCCAGAGCACGACGCTCAGCGCTAGGATGACTAGGCTGGCGGTCAGCGTACCGGTGTAGAACACCCCCGGCAATTCACTGGAGGCCACCAGCAAAAGATGACCGGGCTTTCCTGTGAGCTGCGGCAGCTCGACCAGTTGGTTGATACGGAACTCTTGATGGCGCCACGATTCGACCTCTTCAATGCGCATCGGTAAGCCGAGTTTGGTGCCGCGCTGCAATTGCGCCAGGCTTTGCCCGTCGGCGTCATAGATCATCGCAGCGCGCAGGGGTGCGTAATCATCTAGGCGCTTGAGCAGAGCTTTAGCCGCCGCTGGCGAGCTTAAGGCGTCGGCACTCAGGGGCGGGCTGGCAATCAGCCGGCTCAGGGTGTGCATGGCTTGGGGCGCGACGCTTTCCTGGGAGATCCAGTAGGCCGCGCTAATAAAGGCCAGGTTGGCCACCAGCAGCACGGTTGCCAGCAAAGCCAGCAAGGCGACCAGCAGCTTGCGGCCAACCGGAAGATTTTCAAGGCGTTGACGCAGGGGCATGGCAGGGACGGTCGGTGATGAGCGTGCGGGCAGGTTAACGCGCAGTTCAGTGGCGGGGCAATCCGCGTGCGTCGAGGTGCGCCTGAAGTTGGTCGTGCAGGGCGTTTATGTGCGGCAGTTGCAGGTGCTGACGCTGCGCGGCGTTACACGCGTAACCTAATAAGTAGGCAATTTCGGTGCGCCGGCCTTGGCTGACATCTTGGTGCATGGACGAATAATTTGCCGCGGTGGCAAGGATTACCCGCATTACCTCGTCATGCAGGTTCGCTGCGGCCGCACTGTGGCCGCAGCGCTGCAGCAGCTCAACCAGTTCGCCGCTCAAGGAGGCCACCTGCACCGGGTGTTCACTCAGTCCGCCATTGCGACAGTCATGCAGCACGGTCAGCGGGTTAATGGCGCAGTTCAATGCCAGCTTGCGCCACAATCGACTGAGGATATCCAGGCTCCATTCATGGGCAATCCCAGCCGCGCGTAAGTCCGCCAGCCAAGCGGGCGGATGCAGGTCAAGCGGGTCGCCGAGCCAGGTGTGGCCGTGGCCGGCAAACACCACCTCGAAGTCGGCCTGGCGAAATGCGCCTTCAGTGCTGGAGGCAAAGATGCAGCGCGCAAGAGGCGCTGCGCGAGCAACCTCGTCTTGACTGCCGAGGCCATTTTGCAACAGCACAATGTCAGCGCCGCGAGTCAAGCGCGGGGCTAACTGGGCCACCGCAGCCGCAGCGTCATAGGCTTTACAGGCCAGGAGCAGGCGTTGGATCGGTTGCGCATGATCGGCTGTGTGTGCGGCGATGGCGTAGCGTTGCGCCTGACCGTTCTCAATCAAGGTCAGGCCGCCAGCCTGTCGGTAGCTGAGCAGCCGCTGTTGGTCACGCAGGATCAGCTGAACCGGCACGCCAGCCCTTGCCAGGCGTGTCGCCCAGAGGGTGCCAAGGCTGCCCGCGCCGAGGATATGCCACATGCCGCGCGCCTTAATGCGGTAACGGCAGACGCAGGGCCGTTACCCGGCCGCTGCTGTAAGATTCCGGCAGCAAGTTTTCGGCGAGTTGGTTGATCTGCTCTGGCGTGCAGGGCAGGCCTTTGGCGTCGAGGCCGATTAGGCTGATCCCGGCTTTGAGGCTGATAAAGCCTTCGCTGGTTTTAAAGGCTTTAAGGTTGATGCCGTCATGTAAGCGCTTAAAGCTGCTCGGCGAGCACTCTTGCAGGTCAGCCAGCAGGGTGATCAGGCCAAAATGATTTTCATCCACGCGCACCAGTACATCCAGGGGTCGCACCAGTTGCTGCAGGCGGCGGGCTACGCCATTAAGCAGTTCGCTGAAAAAGACGTCGCCATGCTGCTGATGTAGGGTGCGCACGTCCTGTAAACCGATCAGCAGGTAACACAGGGCGCCACCGCGTGATTCAACTTGGCGCAGGCTGTCGAGCATTTTTAGGTGCAGATAACGGTTGTTGCCCAGACCAGTGAGCGGGTCAACCAGGTTGCGCTGCTCCAAGCTGGTGATGTTTTCGATGAGCAGGCGATTCTCTTGCAGCTGACGTTGCAAGGTGTTGCACAAACGGTCGGCGGCGAACACTCGCGGCACCAGTTGTTCGTGCATGGCGGCTTTACTGATGAAGTCATCGACGCCGCTGTCGAAGGCTTCACCCAGCACGTTTTCACCTTCCTTGCCGGTCAGCAGGATGACATAGGTGTAGTGATGAGCCATTTCATCAAACTGACGCACTTTCACTGTCAGCTCTAAACCATTCATCTCCGGCATCAGCCAGTCGGCCAATAAGACGCTGGCGGCGCGCTGCTCAAGCAGTTTGATGGCTTCGGCAGCGCTGCTGGCAAAACGTACGTCCAGATAGCCCGCCTGGGTCAGGGCGCGCCCGATCATGGCGCTGGAGAACTTGGCGTCATCGACGACCAAAATACTCAGGTGGGGGTTGGGCATGGGCAGACTCGCTCGGGGAAATCACATGGGCCCGTACATCGCCGGGCAGTGTGTGTAGCTACCGCTATATAATGGCTGGGTTTTTTCATCGTCAAGCTAGGTGTGCCCCATTCGTGATGCGGGGCGCGCCGTTTATCTGGAGTGAGCCCATGCCCTCGTTCGACGTGGTGTCCGAGTTGGACAAACATGAAGTTAGCAACGCTATCGATAATGCCGTCAAAGAGCTGGAACGTCGCTACGACCTTCGCGGTAAAGGCAGTTTTGAGCTGAAAGAGCTGACTGTCAATCTGACAGCCGATGCGGATTTCCAGCTGGAACAGATGGTTGAGATTCTCAAGCTCAGTCTAGTTAAACGCAAGATTGATGTGCAGTGCGTCGAGTTTAAAGATGCCTATGCCTCCGGTAAAAGCGTTAAGCAGGAAGCGACACTGCGTGAAGGTATTGAAAAAGACCTGGCAAAGAAAATTGTGGCGCACATCAAAGACAGCAAACTGAAAGTTCAGGCGGCCATCCAGGGCGAGCAGGTGCGCGTTACCGGCAAGAAGCGGGATGATTTGCAAGAGGCGATGGCCGCATTGCGCAGCAAAGACTTTGGTATGCCGCTGCAGTACAACAACTTCCGTGATTAATACTGGGGTTTGAACCTTGCCGTCGAACAGGCGTCGCAACAGAGTTGATACTGCACCACCGCCACGGCATGCCGTGGCGTTTTTTTTAAAGCTTACAAGGATTAACGCATGGATATGAGTGTTGAAGAATTAGTGAAAATATCGGAAAGCTGGCTGCCGGTTGTACTGGAATACAGTGGCAAGCTGACCTTGGCCTTGATGACCTTTGTCATTGGTTGGTGGCTGGTCGGCAAACTCACCCGCAGTATTAGCCGCCTGCTTGATATGCGTCAGGTGGATCGTGTGCTGGGCAGCTTTATTGGCAGCTTGGTCAGCATCGTGTTGAAGATTTTGCTGCTGGTCAGCGTGGCGTCGATGATCGGTGTGGAGACCACCTCTTTTATCGCGGTAATCGGTGCTGCCGGTTTAGCCATTGGCCTGGCGTTGCAGGGCAGCCTGGCTAATTTCGCCGGTGGTGTATTGATTATGCTGTTTCGCCCGTTTCGCGCCGGCGACTGGATTGAGGCGCAAGGCGTATCAGGCAGTGTCGACAGTATTCAGATTTTCCATACCACGCTGAAAACCGCGGATAACAAAGTGGTGATCGTGCCCAACGGCAGCCTGTCGAATGGTCATATCACCAATTATTCACGCGAGAGCACGCGGCGCGTTGAGATCAACGTGGGGATCGATTACGCCAGTGATATCAAACAAGCCCGCGATGTACTGCTGGCTATTGCCCAGGACCCTCGGGTAAATCGCGACCCTGAGCCGGTGGTGTTTGTGACGGGCTTAGGCGACAGCGCGGTCAATTTGTCGCTACGAGTGTGGGTGGCAACAGCAGATTTTTGGCCAGTTACGTTTGCCTTTACCGAGCTGGCCAAAGAGCGCCTGATTGAAGTCGGCATTGGCATCCCGTTCCCGCAGCGGGTGGTGCATCTGGTGCAGCAAAACAGTTGAGAGCGGCCGCGCGTTAGCGGCGAGCCGCTGCATGGAGTATTTCGAACGTGCGGCCCATCACTTGTTGATAATGACCGACTAAGGTTTGCCAGTCGGTTTGATCCCAAGGCGAATGGCGCCGCAGTTGCAGCATGTCGTGCAGTGCGGCTTGCTTGCGGGTCGGGCGGCGGCGTGATTTTTCCAAATCGAGTAAGGCTATTTCGCAACAGGTCGTTGTGCCCTGTGTTTGGGTGCGCACAAAGATATGTTTTGCATACAGGCAGCCATGCTGCCAGCGAGCGTTGTGCAGCTTTGCTAAGCATCGCCCGATCTGTTGCAAAAGTTGTTGGTGGAGGGCGGCGTCGTCATGCTCGCGCGCCTGGCGTAAATACCATTCATCGAGAGGTTGAAACCCCTCCAGCGCCTTAGTCACAAGCATGGCGCGCCAGCCATCGGTGCCGTGTTCTGCGGCGCAATAAACAATTTCCGGAACGGTCACCCCAGCTTTCCTCGCGCCGAGCAACGCATCACGTTCGCGTAATACGGTTGGCCGCCCCCAAGGGTGAAGCAAGCTGCGGTAGGTGTGCCCAGTCTGTTTTTTCGCATACAGCAATTGGTCGTGCTGAATGATGCGCTGAACACCACTGCAACCACCGCGACGTTCATTGGGCTCCTCCACCCATTCACCTTGAAGTTGCCACCAACTATCGAAGCTCACGGGGTCGGTGGAGCGGCTGGCATTTCTCGACGCTGGGTCCATGGTCTGCCCTTATTCAGGTCTCAGTCGGCAGCAACTCCTACGTTTTACAGTGGTAGGTCGCTCGCTGAGAATTTTTATAGTGGTTCCGATACGTTTACAGCGTTGCTGTCTCCAGCCTGCGGTCGCTCACGGCGCCATTGGAAAATGATCAGAATCAACGTAGGGATGCCCAGCAAGGCGGTGATCAGGAAGAACTGAGCGTAGCCATAATTTTCCACCATGACCCCGGAGTAACCCCCAATCAGGCGCGGCAACAGCAGCATGATTGAGCTGAGCAGGGCGTACTGGGTGGCGGAAAACTTCAAGTTAGTCAGGCTCGACAGGTAGGCGACGAAGGCTGCAGTCGCCAGCCCGGCGCTAAAATTGTCGGCGGAGATGGTCACGATCAGCATCTGCAGGTCAGCGCCCATACCGGTCAGCATCAGGAACAACAGATTGGTCGCCGCCGATGCAGCGCCACCGATAAACATGATCGGCAAAATACCGAAGCGCACGATCAGCAAACCGCCGAAACCAGCACCAATCAAGGTCATCACTAAGCCGAACAGCTTGCTGACGCTGGCGATTTGATCCTTGGTAAAGCCTTG is from Pseudomonas sp. TMP9 and encodes:
- a CDS encoding cob(I)yrinic acid a,c-diamide adenosyltransferase; amino-acid sequence: MGYRLSKIYTRTGDSGETGLADGRRVTKDHPRVDAMGEVDTLNSHLGLLLAELAEHAPQCPGLNDVIDVLAPCQHRLFDLGGELAMPDYQALQVPEIERLEAAIDRWNEEVGPLENFILPGGSRLIAQAHICRSLARGAERRCQHLNAVEPIRDVGLAYVNRLSDLLFVAARVIAKRQGIDEVLWQAAAKQAE
- a CDS encoding lipopolysaccharide kinase InaA family protein; the encoded protein is MDPASRNASRSTDPVSFDSWWQLQGEWVEEPNERRGGCSGVQRIIQHDQLLYAKKQTGHTYRSLLHPWGRPTVLRERDALLGARKAGVTVPEIVYCAAEHGTDGWRAMLVTKALEGFQPLDEWYLRQAREHDDAALHQQLLQQIGRCLAKLHNARWQHGCLYAKHIFVRTQTQGTTTCCEIALLDLEKSRRRPTRKQAALHDMLQLRRHSPWDQTDWQTLVGHYQQVMGRTFEILHAAARR
- a CDS encoding mechanosensitive ion channel domain-containing protein — protein: MDMSVEELVKISESWLPVVLEYSGKLTLALMTFVIGWWLVGKLTRSISRLLDMRQVDRVLGSFIGSLVSIVLKILLLVSVASMIGVETTSFIAVIGAAGLAIGLALQGSLANFAGGVLIMLFRPFRAGDWIEAQGVSGSVDSIQIFHTTLKTADNKVVIVPNGSLSNGHITNYSRESTRRVEINVGIDYASDIKQARDVLLAIAQDPRVNRDPEPVVFVTGLGDSAVNLSLRVWVATADFWPVTFAFTELAKERLIEVGIGIPFPQRVVHLVQQNS
- a CDS encoding ATP-binding protein; this translates as MPLRQRLENLPVGRKLLVALLALLATVLLVANLAFISAAYWISQESVAPQAMHTLSRLIASPPLSADALSSPAAAKALLKRLDDYAPLRAAMIYDADGQSLAQLQRGTKLGLPMRIEEVESWRHQEFRINQLVELPQLTGKPGHLLLVASSELPGVFYTGTLTASLVILALSVVLWLIVSRLVRRLITRPIRRLEELSRQVTREENYALRARRGNRDEIGSLADAFNTMLVRIEAREQQLKGARDDAQQAFDQAQRLAEETRHSNRKLELEVQVRSKIERKLTGFQNYLNSIIDSMPSALIALDEQLYVTQWNQEASSLSGTRLDEALNQPIFLAFAPLKPFLPQLKRTVEQHRVEKIERVTWGSNEQPLHFALTFYPLTGGGGRGVVIRIDDITQRLNLEEMMVQSEKMLSVGGLAAGMAHEINNPLGAILHNVQNIRRRLSLELEKNRVQAEQTGISLQAIDRYLQAREIPRLLDGIQQAGSRAAKIVSHMLTFSRRSDRQLAPCHLPALIDQAVEIAGNDFDLTESFDFKSLSIQREFVADLPPVPATANELEQVLLNLLKNAAQAIHQRRDNTLPGQIILRVRLAGPWVEIQVEDNGDGMPESVRKRIFEPFFTTKEVGQGTGLGLSVSYFIITNNHKGQMEVQSKLNHGTCFTLRLPLTTPYLTTGL
- a CDS encoding response regulator, which produces MPNPHLSILVVDDAKFSSAMIGRALTQAGYLDVRFASSAAEAIKLLEQRAASVLLADWLMPEMNGLELTVKVRQFDEMAHHYTYVILLTGKEGENVLGEAFDSGVDDFISKAAMHEQLVPRVFAADRLCNTLQRQLQENRLLIENITSLEQRNLVDPLTGLGNNRYLHLKMLDSLRQVESRGGALCYLLIGLQDVRTLHQQHGDVFFSELLNGVARRLQQLVRPLDVLVRVDENHFGLITLLADLQECSPSSFKRLHDGINLKAFKTSEGFISLKAGISLIGLDAKGLPCTPEQINQLAENLLPESYSSGRVTALRLPLPH
- a CDS encoding RluA family pseudouridine synthase; the protein is MPIDARSPSNMRPSTLHLPRGQWLTVIDCLCGHFPAINREIWLQRFARGRVLDGQGQPLGLDAAYREGLKVHYFREVPAETPIPFEEAVLYVDEHILVADKPHFLPVMPAGEYVEQTLQARLAKRLGNDDLVPLHRIDRHTAGLVLFSTNRQSRGQYQALFRLRQMDKCYEALAPALPELLFPLVRMTRLDAAEPFFRMQEVAGVANTETRIEVAQRLAGHWLYRLYPVTGKKHQLRVHLAALGAPILNDPFYPEVTDAPGAPDDYSKPLKLLARGLAFIDPLTAELRRFESQLSLL
- a CDS encoding YajQ family cyclic di-GMP-binding protein; this encodes MPSFDVVSELDKHEVSNAIDNAVKELERRYDLRGKGSFELKELTVNLTADADFQLEQMVEILKLSLVKRKIDVQCVEFKDAYASGKSVKQEATLREGIEKDLAKKIVAHIKDSKLKVQAAIQGEQVRVTGKKRDDLQEAMAALRSKDFGMPLQYNNFRD
- a CDS encoding putative 2-dehydropantoate 2-reductase, whose protein sequence is MWHILGAGSLGTLWATRLARAGVPVQLILRDQQRLLSYRQAGGLTLIENGQAQRYAIAAHTADHAQPIQRLLLACKAYDAAAAVAQLAPRLTRGADIVLLQNGLGSQDEVARAAPLARCIFASSTEGAFRQADFEVVFAGHGHTWLGDPLDLHPPAWLADLRAAGIAHEWSLDILSRLWRKLALNCAINPLTVLHDCRNGGLSEHPVQVASLSGELVELLQRCGHSAAAANLHDEVMRVILATAANYSSMHQDVSQGRRTEIAYLLGYACNAAQRQHLQLPHINALHDQLQAHLDARGLPRH